One genomic segment of Alosa sapidissima isolate fAloSap1 chromosome 13, fAloSap1.pri, whole genome shotgun sequence includes these proteins:
- the LOC121680914 gene encoding uncharacterized protein LOC121680914, producing the protein MSSRAVHVEVITSMDTSSCINALRRFFAIRGPAKQLRSDCGTNFIGACKELGLSADQPDSTVQRYLHQQGCSWVFNPPHASHMGGSWERLIGVARRILDSMLRDHSTRLTHEVLCTLMAEVTAILNARPLVPVSNDPENPYILTPSMLLTQKVGVPPPPGDFTDRDLLTKQWRQVQALSNLFWNRWRQAYLSTLQSRKKWTRSHQNLQDGDIVLLKDNQAARNNWPLAVVTKAIPGTDGRVRKVELRTANQGQSKTYLRPVTETVLLLRKD; encoded by the coding sequence ATGAGCTCCAGAGCAGTTCACGTTGAGGTGATTACCTCGATGGACACCTCAAGCTGCATAAACGCGTTGAGGCGTTTCTTTGCCATAAGAGGACCAGCCAAACAACTGAGGTCAGACTGTGGCACGAATTTCATTGGGGCCTGTAAAGAACTCGGGCTGAGTGCAGACCAACCGGACAGCACGGTGCAGAGGTACCTGCACCAACAAGGATGCTCCTGGGTGTTTAACCCGCCTCATGCCTCACACATGGGGGGTTCATGGGAGCGCCTCATTGGGGTAGCCCGAAGAATCCTGGATTCAATGCTACGTGATCACAGCACTCGCCTAACTCATGAAGTTCTGTGCACACTAATGGCGGAAGTGACCGCAATTCTGAATGCAAGACCGCTAGTTCCAGTATCGAATGATCCAGAGAATCCATACATCCTTACACCATCGATGCTGTTAACGCAGAAAGTTGGGGTCCCACCACCTCCAGGTGACTTCACAGACAGGGACCTCCTCACTAAGCAGTGGAGACAAGTACAAGCCCTATCCAACTTGTTCTGGAATCGTTGGAGACAAGCGTACCTGTCAACCCTACAAAGCCGCAAGAAATGGACAAGGTCCCACCAGAACCTGCAAGACGGTGACATCGTCCTTCTCAAAGACAACCAAGCTGCCCGCAACAACTGGCCTTTGGCAGTGGTCACAAAGGCTATTCCAGGAACAGATGGAAGAGTCCGTAAGGTGGAATTGAGGACAGCAAACCAAGGACAATCAAAGACTTACCTTAGACCAGTGACCGAAACTGTTTTGCTTCTCCGTAAGGACTGA